A single region of the Salipaludibacillus sp. LMS25 genome encodes:
- the tuf gene encoding elongation factor Tu, translating to MAKEKFDRSKTHANIGTIGHVDHGKTTLTAAISHVLHKKSGKGTAMAYDQIDGAPEERERGITISTAHIEYETDARHYAHVDCPGHADYVKNMITGAAQMDGAILVVSAADGPMPQTREHILLSRNVGVPSIVVFLNKTDQVDDEELLELVEMEVRDLLSEYDFPGDDIPVVKGSALKALEGDADHEQAILDLMQQVDDYIPTPERDKDKPFMMPVEDVFSITGRGTVATGRVERGQLNVGDEIEVIGLEEESKKTTVTGVEMFRKLLDYAEAGDNIGALLRGVAREDINRGQVLAKPGTITPHTKFKSEVYVLSKEEGGRHTPFFSNYRPQFYFRTTDVTGVINLPEGVEMVMPGDNVEMVVELISPIAIEEGTRFSIREGGRTVGSGVVSTITE from the coding sequence ATGGCAAAAGAAAAATTTGATCGTTCCAAAACACATGCCAATATTGGTACAATTGGACACGTTGACCACGGTAAAACAACTTTAACAGCGGCTATCTCTCACGTACTTCACAAGAAGTCAGGAAAAGGTACTGCAATGGCGTATGACCAAATTGACGGTGCTCCAGAAGAGCGTGAGCGTGGAATCACTATCTCCACAGCACACATTGAGTATGAAACAGATGCTCGTCACTATGCACACGTTGACTGCCCAGGACACGCTGACTATGTTAAAAACATGATCACGGGTGCTGCACAAATGGACGGAGCTATCTTAGTAGTATCTGCTGCTGATGGCCCAATGCCACAAACGCGTGAGCACATTCTTTTATCTCGTAACGTTGGTGTGCCATCAATCGTGGTATTCTTAAACAAAACTGACCAAGTTGACGATGAAGAGCTACTTGAACTAGTTGAAATGGAAGTTCGTGACCTTCTTTCTGAGTATGATTTCCCTGGTGACGACATTCCAGTTGTTAAAGGTTCTGCTCTTAAAGCTCTTGAAGGCGATGCTGATCACGAGCAAGCGATCCTTGACCTTATGCAACAAGTAGATGACTACATCCCAACACCAGAACGTGACAAAGATAAGCCATTCATGATGCCTGTTGAGGATGTCTTCTCAATCACAGGTCGTGGTACAGTTGCGACTGGTCGTGTTGAGCGTGGACAGCTTAACGTTGGTGACGAAATTGAAGTTATTGGGCTTGAAGAAGAGTCTAAGAAAACAACTGTTACTGGAGTAGAAATGTTCCGTAAGCTTCTTGACTATGCAGAAGCTGGAGATAACATTGGTGCCCTTCTACGTGGTGTTGCCCGTGAAGACATCAACCGTGGACAAGTGCTTGCTAAACCAGGTACAATTACACCACACACTAAGTTCAAATCTGAAGTATATGTTCTATCTAAAGAAGAAGGTGGACGTCATACACCATTCTTCTCTAACTACCGTCCTCAGTTCTACTTCCGTACAACGGACGTAACTGGTGTCATCAACCTTCCAGAAGGTGTTGAAATGGTTATGCCTGGAGACAACGTTGAAATGGTTGTTGAACTTATCTCACCAATCGCTATTGAAGAAGGAACTCGCTTCTCAATCCGTGAAGGTGGACGTACAGTTGGATCAGGTGTTGTGTCAACAATTACTGAGTAA
- the rpsJ gene encoding 30S ribosomal protein S10, which produces MAKQKIRIRLKAYDHRILDQSAEKIVETAKRSGASVSGPIPLPTEKSIYTILRAVHKYKDSREQFEMRTHKRLIDIVDPTPQTVDALMRLDLPSGVDIEIKL; this is translated from the coding sequence ATGGCAAAACAGAAAATTCGCATTCGTTTAAAAGCATATGATCACAGAATTTTAGATCAATCTGCAGAGAAGATTGTTGAAACGGCTAAACGTTCCGGTGCTAGCGTATCTGGACCAATTCCGCTTCCAACAGAAAAATCTATCTACACGATTCTTCGTGCGGTTCATAAGTACAAAGATTCTCGTGAACAGTTCGAAATGCGAACTCATAAGCGTCTAATTGACATCGTAGACCCGACACCACAAACTGTCGATGCACTCATGCGATTAGATCTGCCATCAGGCGTTGACATTGAAATTAAACTATAA
- the rplC gene encoding 50S ribosomal protein L3 produces MAKGILGRKLGMTQIFSETGEALPVTIIQAEPNVVLQKKTVEGEGYEAVQLGFVDEKAHRQTKPAKGHADKANTAPKRFVKEFRELNVADYEIGQEVKVDTFAEGDTVDVTGTSKGKGFAGAIKRHNQSRGPMSHGSRYHRRPGSMGPVDPNHVRPGKLLPGRMGGEQVTIQNLEIVKVDTERNILLVKGNVPGAKKSYVTVKSAIKAD; encoded by the coding sequence ATGGCCAAAGGAATCTTAGGAAGAAAATTAGGTATGACTCAAATTTTCTCTGAAACTGGAGAAGCTTTACCAGTAACGATTATTCAGGCAGAGCCGAACGTAGTGCTGCAAAAGAAAACGGTTGAAGGTGAAGGCTATGAAGCGGTTCAGCTTGGTTTTGTAGATGAGAAAGCTCATCGTCAAACTAAGCCAGCGAAGGGTCATGCTGACAAAGCAAATACTGCCCCTAAGCGCTTCGTTAAAGAATTCCGCGAGCTAAATGTAGCGGATTATGAAATTGGTCAGGAAGTCAAAGTTGATACATTTGCAGAAGGAGATACAGTTGATGTAACCGGAACATCTAAAGGGAAAGGATTTGCTGGTGCTATTAAACGCCACAACCAATCCCGCGGACCAATGTCCCACGGTTCACGCTATCATCGCCGTCCAGGTTCTATGGGCCCTGTTGATCCTAACCACGTTCGTCCTGGTAAGCTACTCCCAGGCCGTATGGGTGGAGAGCAAGTGACAATTCAAAATCTTGAAATCGTAAAAGTAGATACAGAGCGTAACATTCTTCTCGTAAAAGGTAATGTTCCTGGTGCGAAGAAAAGCTACGTGACTGTGAAATCAGCAATTAAAGCTGATTAA
- the rplD gene encoding 50S ribosomal protein L4 gives MPKVTLYNQAGSQVGDIELAENVFGIEPNESVLFEAVVMQQASQRQGTHYTKGRSDVRGGGRKPWRQKGTGRARHGSIRSPIWVGGGTTFGPKPRSYGYKLPKKQRRLALKSALSSKVNDENIRVVEGLSLEAPKTKEMKQILSGLTADTKTLVVTADYNDSVALSVRNLPGVKFVTAEGVNVLDLLSHQKLIITQDAVKQVEEVLA, from the coding sequence ATGCCTAAAGTTACTTTATATAACCAAGCTGGCTCACAAGTAGGCGATATTGAACTTGCAGAGAACGTATTCGGTATTGAACCTAATGAAAGTGTTCTATTCGAAGCCGTTGTTATGCAGCAAGCATCTCAACGTCAAGGAACTCATTACACTAAAGGCCGTTCAGACGTGCGTGGCGGTGGACGTAAACCATGGCGCCAAAAAGGAACAGGCCGTGCTCGTCACGGATCTATTCGATCACCAATCTGGGTAGGTGGTGGAACCACTTTTGGTCCTAAACCTCGCAGCTACGGATATAAATTACCTAAAAAGCAACGCAGACTTGCTTTAAAATCTGCTCTTTCTTCTAAAGTGAATGATGAAAACATTCGCGTAGTGGAAGGATTGAGCCTTGAAGCACCAAAAACAAAAGAAATGAAACAAATCTTATCTGGATTAACAGCAGATACAAAAACACTTGTTGTGACAGCTGATTACAATGATTCAGTTGCTCTATCTGTTCGTAACCTTCCAGGAGTAAAATTTGTAACAGCAGAAGGTGTGAATGTTCTTGATCTTCTTAGTCACCAGAAGCTCATCATCACACAAGATGCTGTGAAACAAGTAGAGGAGGTGCTTGCATAA
- the rplW gene encoding 50S ribosomal protein L23: MADVRDIIKRPIITEKTADLMVDKKYTFEVDPRANRTQIKLAVEEIFGVKVVNVNTMNYKGKFKRFGRHSGYTRKRKKAIVQLSADSKELEFFEGA, encoded by the coding sequence ATGGCAGACGTAAGAGATATTATTAAGCGCCCCATCATCACTGAAAAAACAGCTGATCTAATGGTAGATAAGAAGTATACGTTTGAAGTCGACCCTCGTGCGAATAGAACACAAATTAAATTAGCTGTAGAAGAGATCTTCGGTGTGAAAGTTGTGAACGTTAATACAATGAACTACAAAGGTAAATTTAAGCGTTTCGGACGTCATTCAGGCTATACCCGCAAGCGCAAAAAAGCCATTGTACAACTATCTGCGGACAGCAAAGAACTAGAATTCTTTGAAGGTGCGTAA
- the rplB gene encoding 50S ribosomal protein L2, with translation MAIKKYKPTTNGRRGMTTLDFQDLTTDKPEKSLLAPLTKRGGRNNQGRLTVRHQGGGHKRQYRIIDFKRDKDGIPGRVATIEYDPNRSANIALINYADGEKRYIIAPKNLTVGMEIMSGKDADIKIGNALQLRDIPVGTVIHNIELRPGKGAQLVRSAGAEAQVLGKEGDYVLVRLRSGETRLILATCRASIGQVGNVEHELVNIGKAGRSRWMGKRPTVRGSVMNPVDHPHGGGEGRAPIGRKSPMSPWGKPTLGFKTRKKNKDTDKFIVRRRKK, from the coding sequence ATGGCAATTAAAAAGTATAAACCAACCACAAACGGCCGTCGTGGTATGACAACGTTGGACTTTCAGGATCTTACGACTGATAAGCCTGAAAAATCCTTACTTGCGCCACTTACTAAACGTGGTGGCCGTAACAACCAAGGTCGTTTAACTGTACGCCACCAAGGTGGTGGGCATAAGCGCCAATACCGTATTATTGACTTCAAGCGTGATAAAGATGGAATTCCAGGACGCGTTGCTACGATTGAATATGATCCAAACCGTTCTGCAAACATTGCACTTATTAATTACGCTGATGGAGAGAAACGCTACATTATCGCTCCTAAAAACTTAACAGTAGGCATGGAAATTATGTCTGGTAAAGATGCAGATATCAAAATAGGTAATGCCTTGCAGTTAAGAGACATTCCAGTTGGTACTGTTATTCACAATATCGAGCTTCGTCCAGGAAAAGGGGCACAGCTTGTACGATCAGCTGGTGCTGAAGCGCAAGTTCTTGGTAAAGAGGGAGACTACGTTCTTGTACGACTTCGTTCAGGAGAAACACGTTTAATCCTAGCTACTTGTCGTGCGTCAATCGGTCAAGTAGGTAACGTAGAACACGAGCTTGTTAACATCGGTAAAGCTGGTCGTTCACGTTGGATGGGTAAGCGCCCAACTGTTCGTGGTTCTGTTATGAACCCAGTTGATCACCCTCACGGTGGTGGTGAAGGCCGTGCGCCAATTGGTCGTAAATCACCAATGTCTCCATGGGGTAAACCAACTCTTGGCTTCAAAACACGTAAGAAAAATAAAGACACGGATAAATTTATTGTACGTCGTCGTAAAAAATAA
- the rpsS gene encoding 30S ribosomal protein S19 produces MGRSLKKGPFVDDHLMKKVEAMDTDNKRVIKTWSRRSTIFPQFIGHTIAVYDGRKHVPVYISEDMVGHKLGEFAPTRTYKGHASDDKKTRR; encoded by the coding sequence ATGGGTCGCAGCTTGAAAAAAGGACCTTTTGTCGATGATCATTTGATGAAGAAAGTAGAAGCGATGGACACTGACAACAAACGGGTTATTAAAACTTGGTCTCGTCGTTCCACAATTTTCCCACAATTTATTGGGCACACAATCGCGGTATATGATGGACGTAAACATGTACCCGTTTATATTTCAGAAGATATGGTCGGACATAAGTTAGGTGAATTTGCACCAACAAGAACTTATAAAGGCCATGCTTCAGACGATAAGAAAACACGACGCTAA
- the rplV gene encoding 50S ribosomal protein L22, producing the protein MEAKAVAKQVRIAPRKVRLVADLIRGKEIGEAISILRHTPKKASPVIEKLLNSAIANAEHNYEMEPDNLVVSQAYVDEGVTLKRFRPRAMGRASRINKRTSHITVVLTEKKEG; encoded by the coding sequence ATGGAAGCAAAAGCAGTTGCAAAACAAGTGCGTATTGCTCCTCGCAAAGTTCGCTTAGTTGCTGACTTGATTCGTGGTAAAGAAATTGGTGAAGCGATCTCTATTTTGCGTCACACACCAAAGAAAGCATCTCCAGTAATTGAGAAGCTTTTAAACTCAGCCATTGCGAATGCAGAGCATAACTATGAAATGGAACCTGACAATTTAGTTGTCAGCCAAGCATATGTAGATGAAGGTGTTACATTAAAACGATTCCGCCCACGTGCAATGGGGCGTGCGAGTCGCATTAACAAACGTACGAGCCATATTACGGTCGTTCTAACAGAAAAGAAGGAGGGATAA
- the rpsC gene encoding 30S ribosomal protein S3, with protein MGQKVNPNGLRVGIIRDWESKWYADKDYADLLHEDIKIREYLEKRLIEASVSTIEIERAANRVNVTIFTAKPGMVIGKGGSEVEALRKALNQLTGKRVHININEIKKPDLDGKLVAENIARQLENRISFRRAMKQTIQRTMRSGALGIRTEVSGRLGGADIARSESYSEGTVPLHTLRADIDYGTAEADTTYGKLGVKVWIYKGEVLPTKGTKEEEGGK; from the coding sequence GTGGGTCAAAAAGTAAATCCTAACGGGCTTCGTGTCGGTATTATTCGCGACTGGGAGTCAAAATGGTACGCTGATAAAGATTACGCTGACCTACTTCACGAAGACATTAAAATTCGTGAATACTTGGAAAAGCGTCTTATTGAAGCTTCTGTATCCACAATTGAAATCGAGCGTGCGGCAAACCGCGTAAACGTGACGATTTTCACTGCGAAGCCAGGAATGGTTATCGGTAAAGGTGGATCTGAAGTTGAAGCATTACGTAAAGCACTTAATCAATTAACAGGTAAACGAGTACACATTAACATCAACGAGATTAAAAAGCCTGACTTAGATGGCAAACTTGTTGCTGAAAATATTGCTCGTCAACTTGAGAATCGTATTTCATTCCGTCGTGCGATGAAACAAACAATCCAACGTACGATGCGTTCAGGTGCGCTAGGGATTAGAACAGAAGTTTCTGGTCGACTTGGCGGTGCCGATATTGCTCGTTCTGAATCATATAGTGAAGGAACTGTTCCATTACACACATTGAGAGCGGATATTGACTACGGAACTGCAGAAGCAGATACAACGTACGGTAAGCTCGGTGTGAAAGTATGGATCTACAAAGGTGAAGTCCTTCCAACGAAAGGAACGAAGGAAGAGGAAGGAGGAAAATAA
- the rplP gene encoding 50S ribosomal protein L16: protein MLMPKRVKFRREHRGKMRGRAKGGTEVSFGEYGLQALEASWITNRQIESARIAMTRYMKRGGKVWIKIFPDKPYTAKPLEVRMGSGKGAPEGWVAVVKPGKILFEIAGVSEEVAREALRLASHKLPIKTKFVKREEVGGDANES, encoded by the coding sequence ATGCTAATGCCTAAACGTGTAAAATTCCGTCGTGAACACCGTGGTAAAATGCGCGGACGTGCGAAAGGCGGAACAGAAGTATCTTTCGGTGAATATGGTTTACAAGCACTTGAAGCTTCATGGATCACAAACCGACAAATCGAATCTGCACGTATTGCCATGACTCGTTATATGAAACGTGGCGGTAAAGTATGGATTAAAATTTTCCCAGATAAGCCTTATACGGCTAAACCTTTAGAAGTTCGAATGGGTTCCGGTAAAGGGGCACCTGAAGGATGGGTAGCTGTTGTTAAGCCAGGGAAAATCTTATTTGAAATAGCGGGAGTATCTGAAGAAGTGGCTCGCGAAGCGCTACGCCTTGCTTCTCATAAACTACCGATTAAAACGAAATTTGTAAAACGCGAAGAAGTGGGTGGTGACGCAAATGAAAGCTAA
- the rpmC gene encoding 50S ribosomal protein L29, with amino-acid sequence MKANEIRNLTTAEIEQKSKSLKEELFNLRFQLATGQLDNPARIREVKKAIARAKTVLRERELGITNE; translated from the coding sequence ATGAAAGCTAATGAGATCAGAAACCTTACCACTGCAGAAATCGAGCAAAAGTCTAAGTCATTAAAAGAAGAGCTTTTCAACCTTCGCTTTCAGCTTGCAACTGGACAGTTAGATAACCCAGCGCGCATTCGCGAAGTTAAGAAAGCTATTGCCCGTGCAAAAACAGTTTTACGTGAACGAGAACTCGGAATCACTAACGAATAG
- the rpsQ gene encoding 30S ribosomal protein S17, which produces MEERNNRKSYVGRVTSDKMDKTITVVVETYKKAPLYGKRVKYSKKFKAHDENNSAKAGDIVRIMETKPLSKDKRFRLVEIVEEAVIV; this is translated from the coding sequence ATGGAAGAACGTAACAACCGTAAGAGTTATGTCGGCCGTGTCACTTCTGATAAAATGGATAAAACCATTACTGTCGTCGTTGAGACTTATAAAAAGGCGCCACTCTATGGAAAACGTGTTAAATACTCTAAAAAGTTTAAAGCACATGATGAGAATAACTCAGCAAAAGCAGGCGATATCGTACGTATTATGGAAACGAAGCCGTTATCTAAAGATAAGCGTTTTCGCCTTGTAGAAATCGTTGAAGAAGCTGTTATCGTATAA
- the rplN gene encoding 50S ribosomal protein L14 produces MIQQESRLKVADNSGAREVLCIKVLGGSGRKVANIGDVIVCTVKQATPGGVVKKGEVVRAVIVRTKSGARRSDGTYIKFDENAAVIVRDDKSPRGTRIFGPVARELRENQFMKIVSLAPEVL; encoded by the coding sequence ATGATTCAACAAGAAAGTAGACTAAAAGTTGCAGATAACTCAGGAGCTCGTGAAGTGCTATGTATTAAAGTGCTTGGTGGATCCGGCCGAAAAGTAGCTAACATTGGTGATGTGATCGTTTGTACTGTCAAACAAGCAACACCTGGTGGCGTTGTCAAGAAAGGTGAAGTGGTGCGTGCTGTTATCGTTCGTACGAAAAGCGGTGCACGTCGTTCAGACGGTACTTACATCAAATTTGATGAAAATGCTGCGGTTATTGTTCGGGACGATAAAAGCCCACGAGGAACTCGTATCTTCGGACCAGTTGCACGTGAATTACGTGAAAACCAATTCATGAAGATCGTTTCTTTAGCTCCTGAAGTTCTTTAA
- the rplX gene encoding 50S ribosomal protein L24 has protein sequence MHVKQGDNVKVISGKDKGKEGKILEAYPSKQRVLVEGVNMIKKHAKPSQANPQGGILNQEAPIHVSNVMPIDPKTGEPTRVGYKEENGKKVRIAKKSGESLDK, from the coding sequence TTGCATGTCAAACAAGGAGATAACGTGAAAGTTATTTCTGGGAAAGACAAAGGCAAAGAAGGTAAAATCCTTGAAGCATACCCAAGTAAGCAGCGTGTGCTCGTGGAAGGCGTCAACATGATTAAAAAACACGCTAAGCCATCCCAAGCAAATCCGCAAGGCGGAATCTTGAATCAAGAAGCTCCGATTCACGTATCGAATGTGATGCCTATTGATCCGAAAACGGGTGAGCCAACACGTGTAGGATATAAAGAAGAAAACGGAAAGAAAGTACGTATTGCTAAAAAATCTGGCGAATCACTTGATAAGTAA
- the rplE gene encoding 50S ribosomal protein L5, producing the protein MSRLKEKFSKEITPSLTEKFNYTSVMEVPKVEKIVINMGVGDAVQNSKVLDKAVEELTLITGQKPLITKAKKSIAGFKLREGMPIGAKVTLRGERMYDFLDKLIAVSLPRVRDFRGVSKKAFDGRGNYTLGVKEQLIFPEIEYDKVDKVRGMDIVIVTTANTDEEARELLTQMGMPFQK; encoded by the coding sequence ATGAGTCGTTTAAAGGAAAAGTTTAGTAAGGAGATTACTCCTTCACTTACAGAAAAGTTTAACTACACGTCTGTTATGGAAGTACCAAAAGTAGAGAAAATCGTTATAAACATGGGTGTGGGTGACGCGGTTCAAAACTCTAAAGTTTTGGATAAAGCTGTTGAGGAATTAACACTTATTACAGGTCAAAAACCTTTAATTACGAAAGCTAAAAAATCTATCGCTGGATTTAAGCTTCGTGAAGGGATGCCGATCGGTGCGAAAGTGACATTACGCGGTGAGCGTATGTACGATTTTCTTGATAAATTAATCGCCGTTTCTCTACCTCGTGTACGTGACTTCCGCGGTGTTTCTAAAAAAGCATTTGACGGTCGTGGAAACTATACATTAGGTGTAAAAGAACAATTGATTTTCCCAGAAATCGAGTATGACAAAGTTGATAAAGTTCGCGGAATGGATATCGTCATTGTTACAACAGCCAACACAGACGAAGAAGCACGTGAACTTCTCACTCAAATGGGCATGCCGTTTCAAAAATAA
- a CDS encoding type Z 30S ribosomal protein S14, whose protein sequence is MAKKSMIAKQKRAKKFNVQEYTRCERCGRPHSVIRKFKLCRICFRELAYKGQIPGVKKASW, encoded by the coding sequence TTGGCGAAAAAATCGATGATCGCAAAACAGAAGCGTGCGAAAAAGTTTAATGTTCAAGAATACACTCGTTGCGAACGTTGTGGACGCCCTCACAGTGTGATTCGCAAGTTTAAACTTTGCCGTATCTGCTTCCGAGAACTTGCATATAAAGGTCAAATTCCGGGCGTTAAAAAAGCTAGCTGGTAA
- the rpsH gene encoding 30S ribosomal protein S8 encodes MVMTDPIADMLTRIRNANTVRHTSLELPASKIKREIADILKREGFIRDYEYIEDNKQGILRLFLKYGGNNEKVITGLKKISKPGLRVYAKSDELPRVLGGLGIAIISSSTGVITDKEARQHKVGGEVLAYVW; translated from the coding sequence ATGGTCATGACAGATCCAATTGCTGATATGCTTACTCGCATCCGTAATGCGAATACAGTTCGACACACAAGCCTAGAGCTTCCGGCTTCAAAAATTAAGCGTGAAATCGCTGATATTCTAAAACGTGAAGGTTTCATCCGCGATTATGAATATATCGAGGATAATAAACAAGGTATCCTTCGTCTTTTCCTTAAGTACGGTGGAAATAACGAAAAAGTTATCACAGGCCTTAAGAAAATAAGTAAACCAGGTTTGCGTGTTTATGCAAAATCTGATGAGCTTCCACGTGTCCTTGGTGGACTTGGAATCGCGATTATTTCATCATCTACAGGTGTCATTACTGACAAAGAAGCACGACAACATAAAGTAGGCGGCGAAGTACTCGCTTACGTTTGGTAA
- the rplF gene encoding 50S ribosomal protein L6: MSRVGLKPVEVPSNVEVTFDNTTITIKGPKGELKRELHPDMVVKHEDNQITVERPSDHKDHRALHGTTRSVINNMVEGVTNGFEKKLELVGVGYRAQKTGNKLVLNVGLSHPVEFVAEDGLEIDVPSNTEIIVKGIDKERVGALASNIRATRRPEPYKGKGVRYAGEYVRRKEGKTGK; encoded by the coding sequence ATGTCCCGAGTTGGTTTAAAACCTGTTGAAGTTCCTTCTAACGTTGAAGTGACTTTTGACAACACAACAATTACTATAAAAGGACCTAAAGGTGAATTGAAGCGTGAACTTCACCCTGACATGGTTGTAAAACACGAAGATAATCAAATCACTGTAGAGCGTCCTTCTGATCATAAAGATCACCGTGCCCTTCATGGTACAACACGTAGTGTTATTAACAATATGGTTGAAGGTGTAACGAATGGCTTTGAGAAAAAGCTTGAACTCGTTGGGGTTGGTTACCGTGCGCAAAAGACAGGAAACAAACTTGTCCTTAACGTTGGTCTTTCCCATCCAGTTGAATTCGTTGCTGAGGACGGTCTTGAAATTGATGTGCCATCCAACACCGAAATTATCGTTAAAGGTATCGATAAAGAACGTGTAGGAGCTCTTGCTTCTAATATTCGTGCCACACGACGTCCTGAGCCTTACAAAGGAAAAGGTGTTCGTTACGCAGGTGAATATGTACGTCGTAAAGAAGGTAAGACAGGGAAGTAA
- the rplR gene encoding 50S ribosomal protein L18 yields the protein MISKTDKNAVRKKRHAHVRRTITGTAERPRLNVFRSNKHIYAQLIDDVAGATLASASSLDKELNIENGGNKQAAQQVGELVAKRALEKGHETVVFDRGGYLYHGRVQELADAAREAGLKF from the coding sequence ATGATCTCAAAGACTGACAAGAACGCGGTGCGTAAGAAACGACATGCCCACGTTCGTCGTACGATCACAGGAACTGCTGAACGTCCTCGTCTAAATGTTTTCCGTTCTAATAAGCACATTTATGCACAGTTGATCGATGATGTGGCCGGCGCCACTCTAGCTAGTGCTTCAAGCTTAGATAAGGAACTTAACATTGAAAACGGTGGAAACAAACAAGCAGCTCAACAAGTGGGCGAACTCGTTGCAAAACGTGCCCTTGAAAAAGGTCATGAAACAGTAGTGTTTGATCGTGGCGGTTACCTCTACCACGGTCGTGTACAAGAACTTGCAGATGCTGCTCGTGAAGCAGGTCTCAAGTTTTAA